The Mesotoga sp. BH458_6_3_2_1 genome has a window encoding:
- a CDS encoding acyl-CoA dehydratase activase-related protein, producing MKIGIPGALLYYYYGPYWVHLFEELGIEVITTEKTDKKTIDRGIGVSVPEICVPIKIYNGHVLRLVDQGVDYVFVPRMVSVEKGKYFCPKFMGLPDMIEHGVPAARSKLLTLDIQSSTEDISSPKLIYPIAGKLGVSKSEIRRASHSAARRWKNFRNLCLEGKTIKEAWAELDGAGAPIEKRYTSLKIGLLGYVYDVYDEFISMDVTTRLRQLGAEVTTFEMIPPKLLKKHVKKMKKSLFWTFSDKLLGAAYSMFREGSVDGVIHITAFGCGPDAFLGKLLEIESEESGIPFMTVRIDEHTGENHLQTRVEAFVDMLGRKSKKAGDRQ from the coding sequence TTGAAGATAGGAATACCTGGAGCTCTCTTATATTATTATTACGGGCCGTACTGGGTCCATCTTTTTGAAGAATTGGGAATAGAGGTAATCACAACGGAAAAGACCGACAAGAAGACGATTGACAGAGGGATCGGGGTTTCGGTTCCCGAGATCTGCGTTCCAATCAAGATATACAACGGTCACGTTCTCAGGTTGGTCGATCAGGGTGTGGATTATGTATTTGTGCCTAGAATGGTTTCTGTTGAGAAGGGCAAATACTTCTGTCCCAAATTCATGGGGCTACCCGACATGATAGAACACGGAGTCCCGGCCGCCAGGTCGAAGTTGCTCACACTGGACATTCAGAGCAGCACTGAAGACATCTCTTCACCAAAATTGATTTATCCCATTGCCGGTAAACTCGGAGTCTCCAAAAGTGAAATTCGAAGAGCAAGTCATTCTGCAGCAAGGAGATGGAAAAACTTCAGAAATCTCTGTTTGGAAGGCAAGACCATCAAAGAGGCGTGGGCCGAACTCGACGGGGCGGGCGCACCTATTGAAAAGAGATACACCTCCCTGAAAATCGGCCTCCTCGGTTACGTCTATGATGTCTATGATGAATTCATCAGTATGGACGTGACTACGAGACTGCGGCAGCTTGGTGCAGAGGTGACGACGTTTGAGATGATACCTCCTAAACTTCTGAAGAAGCACGTGAAAAAGATGAAGAAGAGTCTCTTCTGGACTTTCAGCGATAAACTTCTTGGAGCGGCCTACAGCATGTTCAGAGAAGGTTCGGTCGACGGAGTCATACACATTACTGCATTCGGTTGCGGACCTGATGCCTTTCTTGGGAAACTGCTCGAGATAGAATCTGAGGAATCGGGAATCCCCTTCATGACGGTGAGAATCGATGAACACACAGGAGAAAACCATCTTCAGACGAGGGTCGAGGCCTTCGTAGACATGTTGGGTAGGAAGTCCA
- a CDS encoding DUF4382 domain-containing protein, which produces MKKLLFLIVLVSAFFFSGCVDLTFPGADEGTVRVVLTDAVIPIEEIDSLMVRIESIKLYGSEDVPPEEYEPLVIVDEPFEVDILTLVGTTFELPDTTGVVGVYNQLRIEVSAATMTANEIVYPVTVNSGSLKINNLGLDINEGSVTNVVLDFDLSKSLKINGQWEEIVSEAEISGEKKSHEDKVHMTPVIHVRHGSLLDVTGIASSDQLPLLVALFPEGNGEALTTFTHIDNPIWEEGEFRFCKVGPGEYRLEFFDNYREEGFSVDESESRYQSLSVTVADKDVDLGTIVLVEK; this is translated from the coding sequence ATGAAAAAGCTACTATTCTTGATTGTCCTGGTCTCCGCGTTTTTCTTCTCCGGGTGCGTGGATCTTACTTTTCCAGGGGCTGACGAGGGAACGGTGAGAGTTGTTCTTACCGATGCGGTAATTCCTATCGAAGAGATTGACTCTCTTATGGTAAGAATTGAAAGCATAAAGCTATATGGATCCGAGGACGTTCCTCCAGAAGAATACGAGCCTCTTGTGATCGTCGACGAACCATTCGAAGTGGACATTCTTACTCTGGTGGGAACGACTTTCGAACTTCCCGACACTACAGGGGTCGTCGGTGTATATAACCAGTTGCGGATAGAAGTGTCTGCGGCAACTATGACGGCCAACGAGATAGTCTATCCCGTCACTGTCAACTCTGGGTCACTGAAGATCAATAATCTAGGCCTCGATATCAACGAAGGTTCTGTGACGAATGTAGTTCTTGACTTTGACTTGTCAAAATCACTGAAAATCAACGGCCAGTGGGAGGAGATCGTCAGTGAAGCCGAGATCTCAGGGGAGAAGAAGAGCCACGAAGACAAGGTACACATGACGCCCGTAATCCATGTGCGCCATGGAAGCCTTTTAGATGTAACGGGAATTGCCTCTTCGGATCAGTTGCCTCTCCTTGTAGCGCTGTTTCCCGAAGGTAATGGCGAGGCTCTTACGACGTTTACCCATATCGACAATCCGATCTGGGAAGAAGGCGAATTCAGATTCTGCAAGGTCGGACCGGGGGAATACAGGCTGGAGTTCTTCGACAATTACAGGGAAGAGGGATTCTCAGTCGATGAAAGCGAATCCAGATATCAGTCCCTTTCAGTTACCGTTGCAGACAAAGACGTCGATCTTGGTACAATTGTCTTGGTTGAGAAATAG